A section of the Styela clava chromosome 9, kaStyClav1.hap1.2, whole genome shotgun sequence genome encodes:
- the LOC120340121 gene encoding cytochrome c1, heme protein, mitochondrial-like yields the protein MATLICRGVSSKLLKVQNSTSTKNFSTFVKKNKIVLGASALLVGGGAATMAALHQAVYASDLILHPPAMPWEHNGIFTTLDTASVRRGFEVYKQVCAACHSLEYVAFRNLVDVTHTEDEAKELAKEIMVADGPNDEGEMFERPGKLFDYFPNPYPNEEAARAANNGALPPDLSYIVLARHGGEDYIYSLLTGYCDPPAGVTMAEGQYFNPYFPGQAIGMAQALYNEIIEYEDGTPATQSQLAKDVSTFLRWCAEPEHDKRKEYGFRVLVFFAIAFPLMGLLYKRTFTTLKSMKVQFKK from the coding sequence atggCGACTCTAATCTGCAGAGGAGTTTCTTCCAAACTTCTAAAAGTTCAAAATTCTACATCAACGAAGAATTTTTCAACATTCGTAAAGAAGAACAAGATTGTACTTGGAGCTTCTGCTTTGCTTGTTGGGGGTGGGGCAGCAACGATGGCAGCACTCCATCAAGCTGTTTATGCGTCTGATCTCATTCTTCATCCACCTGCGATGCCATGGGAACATAATGGCATTTTTACAACACTAGATACAGCTAGTGTTCGACGAGGTTTTGAGGTTTACAAACAAGTATGTGCTGCTTGCCATAGTCTCGAATATGTCGCTTTCCGGAATTTAGTCGATGTCACTCACACAGAAGATGAAGCGAAAGAACTAGCAAAGGAAATTATGGTGGCGGATGGACCAAATGACGAAGGTGAAATGTTCGAAAGGCCTGGAAAACTCTTCGATTACTTTCCAAATCCTTATCCAAATGAAGAAGCAGCACGAGCAGCTAACAACGGTGCTCTTCCTCCAGATCTGAGTTATATTGTATTGGCTAGACACGGAGGGGAAGATTATATTTATTCACTTCTCACTGGATATTGTGATCCACCTGCTGGTGTAACAATGGCAGAAGGTCAATATTTTAATCCATATTTTCCTGGGCAAGCCATCGGAATGGCCCAAGCATTGTATAATGAAATTATAGAATATGAGGATGGAACGCCTGCAACGCAAAGTCAGTTAGCAAAGGATGTCTCTACATTTCTACGTTGGTGTGCGGAACCAGAACATGATAAACGAAAGGAATATGGTTTCAGAGTACTTGTTTTCTTCGCAATAGCATTTCCGTTGATGGGATTGCTTTATAAAAGAACATTCACTACACTCAAATCAATGAAAGTTCAGTTCAAGAAATGA
- the LOC120340119 gene encoding somatostatin receptor type 2-like isoform X3 has protein sequence MAAPQFEAYQASIHSAENILFPLISVLGILFNAFVVLVIVVTERSRSNRTVANTFVMNLAIADILFLIALPFHTPSLYGDGYPYTVEMCKLLEAMKHVSYHSSILFLTGMSVDRYMAIVHSLRSLEYRTQKNARIACFILWIASIITSIPILVYSTLEVWTDQNSTVTIGHCIQLFPGHENEKHFATEEELLENFYTGDLGGAYDYSGTYEDYASGRIGEENMTSEDYSVSALVLNKSERSIEDIPEKTCLERGYINNKNSTSFRVWQYFTFIGFFVLPALIVMFCYFKIWRATTIRNIRSQNQRLEEIQSKVTIMVACLVSAFILCWFPFQLWIIITLPPGVKVSSSYHCDIIIVVVTILAWANSLLNPILYSITSENFRKRAMTTLLFIRYGSRRTLRMSATRTSRTTHGRTEKTDLMPYSMAIGTSPKTDRRSTYISQPTTPIDDGPAMAKL, from the exons ATGGCTGCACCACAATTTGAAGCGTACCAGGCGTCAATACACAGTGcagaaaacatattatttcCATTAATATCAG TGCTTGGAATCTTGTTCAATGCCTTTGTCGTGTTGGTCATTGTAGTGACGGAAAGATCAAGATCAAATAGAACAGTTGCAAATACGTTTGTAATGAATCTTGCAATTGCTGATATTTTATTTCTCATTGCGTTGCCGTTTCATACACCTTCGTTATATGGAGATGGATATCCCTATACTGTGGAAATGTGTAAACTTTTAGAAG CAATGAAACACGTCAGTTATCATTCCTCCATTTTATTTCTCACTGGCATGAGCGTGGATCGATATATGGCGATTGTGCATAGCTTGAGATCACTGGAATACAGGACACAGAAAAATGCCAG GATAGCTTGTTTTATTCTCTGGATAGCAAGCATCATAACATCGATACCAATACTCGTGTATTCAACGTTAGAAGTATGGACCGATCAAAATTCTACTGTGACTATAGGTCATTGCATACAATTGTTTCCGGGACATGAAAACGAGAAACATTTTGCAACGGAAGAAGAATTGTTGGAAAACTTTTATACTGGTGATTTAG GTGGTGCATATGATTATTCTGGCACGTATGAAGACTACGCATCAGGGAGAATAGGAGAAGAAAATATGACTTCCGAAGACTACTCCGTTTCAGCATTGGTATTGAACAAAAGTGAAAGGAGCATTG aaGACATCCCAGAAAAGACGTGCCTGGAGAGAGGATATATAAATAACAAGAATTCAACATCATTTAGGGTGTGGCAGTATTTCACATTCATCGGGTTTTTTGTTCTTCCAGCATTGATTGTAATGTTCTGTTACTTTAAAATCTGGCGTGCAACCACAATACGTAACATCAGGTCACAAAACCAACGATTAGAAG AAATTCAATCTAAAGTTACGATCATGGTGGCGTGCCTTGTATCTGCTTTTATTCTCTGTTGGTTTCCGTTTCAATTGTGGATTATAATTACACTTCCACCAGGAGTGAAG gtaTCATCATCTTATCATTGTGACATCATTATTGTCGTTGTTACTATTCTTGCTTGGGCAAACAGTTTACTGAATCCGATATTATACTCAATAACGAGCGAAAACTTTCGGAAAAGGGCAATGACAACGCTGCTGTTTATCAGATATGGCTCCCGGAG AACATTGAGAATGTCCGCTACTAGGACCAGCAGAACAACTCACGGGAGAACGGAGAAAACGGATTTGATGCCGTATTCAATGGCGATCGGAACTTCTCCGAAGACTGACAGAAGAAGTACATATATTTCACAACCCACGACACCTATCGATGATGGGCCAGCCATGGCAAAACTGTAA
- the LOC120340119 gene encoding somatostatin receptor type 2-like isoform X2, which produces MAAPQFEAYQASIHSAENILFPLISVLGILFNAFVVLVIVVTERSRSNRTVANTFVMNLAIADILFLIALPFHTPSLYGDGYPYTVEMCKLLEAMKHVSYHSSILFLTGMSVDRYMAIVHSLRSLEYRTQKNARIACFILWIASIITSIPILVYSTLEVWTDQNSTVTIGHCIQLFPGHENEKHFATEEELLENFYTGDLGGAYDYSGTYEDYASGRIGEENMTSEDYSVSALVLNKSERSIEDIPEKTCLERGYINNKNSTSFRVWQYFTFIGFFVLPALIVMFCYFKIWRATTIRNIRSQNQRLEGGHEQQSLHPKPQSPKQDWKKIQSKVTIMVACLVSAFILCWFPFQLWIIITLPPGVKVSSSYHCDIIIVVVTILAWANSLLNPILYSITSENFRKRAMTTLLFIRYGSRRTLRMSATRTSRTTHGRTEKTDLMPYSMAIGTSPKTDRRSTYISQPTTPIDDGPAMAKL; this is translated from the exons ATGGCTGCACCACAATTTGAAGCGTACCAGGCGTCAATACACAGTGcagaaaacatattatttcCATTAATATCAG TGCTTGGAATCTTGTTCAATGCCTTTGTCGTGTTGGTCATTGTAGTGACGGAAAGATCAAGATCAAATAGAACAGTTGCAAATACGTTTGTAATGAATCTTGCAATTGCTGATATTTTATTTCTCATTGCGTTGCCGTTTCATACACCTTCGTTATATGGAGATGGATATCCCTATACTGTGGAAATGTGTAAACTTTTAGAAG CAATGAAACACGTCAGTTATCATTCCTCCATTTTATTTCTCACTGGCATGAGCGTGGATCGATATATGGCGATTGTGCATAGCTTGAGATCACTGGAATACAGGACACAGAAAAATGCCAG GATAGCTTGTTTTATTCTCTGGATAGCAAGCATCATAACATCGATACCAATACTCGTGTATTCAACGTTAGAAGTATGGACCGATCAAAATTCTACTGTGACTATAGGTCATTGCATACAATTGTTTCCGGGACATGAAAACGAGAAACATTTTGCAACGGAAGAAGAATTGTTGGAAAACTTTTATACTGGTGATTTAG GTGGTGCATATGATTATTCTGGCACGTATGAAGACTACGCATCAGGGAGAATAGGAGAAGAAAATATGACTTCCGAAGACTACTCCGTTTCAGCATTGGTATTGAACAAAAGTGAAAGGAGCATTG aaGACATCCCAGAAAAGACGTGCCTGGAGAGAGGATATATAAATAACAAGAATTCAACATCATTTAGGGTGTGGCAGTATTTCACATTCATCGGGTTTTTTGTTCTTCCAGCATTGATTGTAATGTTCTGTTACTTTAAAATCTGGCGTGCAACCACAATACGTAACATCAGGTCACAAAACCAACGATTAGAAG GAGGCCATGAGCAACAGTCATTACATCCGAAACCACAATCACCAAAACAAGACTGGAAGA AAATTCAATCTAAAGTTACGATCATGGTGGCGTGCCTTGTATCTGCTTTTATTCTCTGTTGGTTTCCGTTTCAATTGTGGATTATAATTACACTTCCACCAGGAGTGAAG gtaTCATCATCTTATCATTGTGACATCATTATTGTCGTTGTTACTATTCTTGCTTGGGCAAACAGTTTACTGAATCCGATATTATACTCAATAACGAGCGAAAACTTTCGGAAAAGGGCAATGACAACGCTGCTGTTTATCAGATATGGCTCCCGGAG AACATTGAGAATGTCCGCTACTAGGACCAGCAGAACAACTCACGGGAGAACGGAGAAAACGGATTTGATGCCGTATTCAATGGCGATCGGAACTTCTCCGAAGACTGACAGAAGAAGTACATATATTTCACAACCCACGACACCTATCGATGATGGGCCAGCCATGGCAAAACTGTAA
- the LOC120340119 gene encoding somatostatin receptor type 2-like isoform X1, with translation MAAPQFEAYQASIHSAENILFPLISVLGILFNAFVVLVIVVTERSRSNRTVANTFVMNLAIADILFLIALPFHTPSLYGDGYPYTVEMCKLLEAMKHVSYHSSILFLTGMSVDRYMAIVHSLRSLEYRTQKNARIACFILWIASIITSIPILVYSTLEVWTDQNSTVTIGHCIQLFPGHENEKHFATEEELLENFYTGDLGGAYDYSGTYEDYASGRIGEENMTSEDYSVSALVLNKSERSIEDIPEKTCLERGYINNKNSTSFRVWQYFTFIGFFVLPALIVMFCYFKIWRATTIRNIRSQNQRLEAGGHEQQSLHPKPQSPKQDWKKIQSKVTIMVACLVSAFILCWFPFQLWIIITLPPGVKVSSSYHCDIIIVVVTILAWANSLLNPILYSITSENFRKRAMTTLLFIRYGSRRTLRMSATRTSRTTHGRTEKTDLMPYSMAIGTSPKTDRRSTYISQPTTPIDDGPAMAKL, from the exons ATGGCTGCACCACAATTTGAAGCGTACCAGGCGTCAATACACAGTGcagaaaacatattatttcCATTAATATCAG TGCTTGGAATCTTGTTCAATGCCTTTGTCGTGTTGGTCATTGTAGTGACGGAAAGATCAAGATCAAATAGAACAGTTGCAAATACGTTTGTAATGAATCTTGCAATTGCTGATATTTTATTTCTCATTGCGTTGCCGTTTCATACACCTTCGTTATATGGAGATGGATATCCCTATACTGTGGAAATGTGTAAACTTTTAGAAG CAATGAAACACGTCAGTTATCATTCCTCCATTTTATTTCTCACTGGCATGAGCGTGGATCGATATATGGCGATTGTGCATAGCTTGAGATCACTGGAATACAGGACACAGAAAAATGCCAG GATAGCTTGTTTTATTCTCTGGATAGCAAGCATCATAACATCGATACCAATACTCGTGTATTCAACGTTAGAAGTATGGACCGATCAAAATTCTACTGTGACTATAGGTCATTGCATACAATTGTTTCCGGGACATGAAAACGAGAAACATTTTGCAACGGAAGAAGAATTGTTGGAAAACTTTTATACTGGTGATTTAG GTGGTGCATATGATTATTCTGGCACGTATGAAGACTACGCATCAGGGAGAATAGGAGAAGAAAATATGACTTCCGAAGACTACTCCGTTTCAGCATTGGTATTGAACAAAAGTGAAAGGAGCATTG aaGACATCCCAGAAAAGACGTGCCTGGAGAGAGGATATATAAATAACAAGAATTCAACATCATTTAGGGTGTGGCAGTATTTCACATTCATCGGGTTTTTTGTTCTTCCAGCATTGATTGTAATGTTCTGTTACTTTAAAATCTGGCGTGCAACCACAATACGTAACATCAGGTCACAAAACCAACGATTAGAAG CAGGAGGCCATGAGCAACAGTCATTACATCCGAAACCACAATCACCAAAACAAGACTGGAAGA AAATTCAATCTAAAGTTACGATCATGGTGGCGTGCCTTGTATCTGCTTTTATTCTCTGTTGGTTTCCGTTTCAATTGTGGATTATAATTACACTTCCACCAGGAGTGAAG gtaTCATCATCTTATCATTGTGACATCATTATTGTCGTTGTTACTATTCTTGCTTGGGCAAACAGTTTACTGAATCCGATATTATACTCAATAACGAGCGAAAACTTTCGGAAAAGGGCAATGACAACGCTGCTGTTTATCAGATATGGCTCCCGGAG AACATTGAGAATGTCCGCTACTAGGACCAGCAGAACAACTCACGGGAGAACGGAGAAAACGGATTTGATGCCGTATTCAATGGCGATCGGAACTTCTCCGAAGACTGACAGAAGAAGTACATATATTTCACAACCCACGACACCTATCGATGATGGGCCAGCCATGGCAAAACTGTAA
- the LOC120340119 gene encoding somatostatin receptor type 2-like isoform X4, with product MAAPQFEAYQASIHSAENILFPLISVLGILFNAFVVLVIVVTERSRSNRTVANTFVMNLAIADILFLIALPFHTPSLYGDGYPYTVEMCKLLEAMKHVSYHSSILFLTGMSVDRYMAIVHSLRSLEYRTQKNARIACFILWIASIITSIPILVYSTLEVWTDQNSTVTIGHCIQLFPGHENEKHFATEEELLENFYTGDLGGAYDYSGTYEDYASGRIGEENMTSEDYSVSALVLNKSERSIEDIPEKTCLERGYINNKNSTSFRVWQYFTFIGFFVLPALIVMFCYFKIWRATTIRNIRSQNQRLEAGGHEQQSLHPKPQSPKQDWKKIQSKVTIMVACLVSAFILCWFPFQLWIIITLPPGVKVSSSYHCDIIIVVVTILAWANSLLNPILYSITSENFRKRAMTTLLFIRYGSRR from the exons ATGGCTGCACCACAATTTGAAGCGTACCAGGCGTCAATACACAGTGcagaaaacatattatttcCATTAATATCAG TGCTTGGAATCTTGTTCAATGCCTTTGTCGTGTTGGTCATTGTAGTGACGGAAAGATCAAGATCAAATAGAACAGTTGCAAATACGTTTGTAATGAATCTTGCAATTGCTGATATTTTATTTCTCATTGCGTTGCCGTTTCATACACCTTCGTTATATGGAGATGGATATCCCTATACTGTGGAAATGTGTAAACTTTTAGAAG CAATGAAACACGTCAGTTATCATTCCTCCATTTTATTTCTCACTGGCATGAGCGTGGATCGATATATGGCGATTGTGCATAGCTTGAGATCACTGGAATACAGGACACAGAAAAATGCCAG GATAGCTTGTTTTATTCTCTGGATAGCAAGCATCATAACATCGATACCAATACTCGTGTATTCAACGTTAGAAGTATGGACCGATCAAAATTCTACTGTGACTATAGGTCATTGCATACAATTGTTTCCGGGACATGAAAACGAGAAACATTTTGCAACGGAAGAAGAATTGTTGGAAAACTTTTATACTGGTGATTTAG GTGGTGCATATGATTATTCTGGCACGTATGAAGACTACGCATCAGGGAGAATAGGAGAAGAAAATATGACTTCCGAAGACTACTCCGTTTCAGCATTGGTATTGAACAAAAGTGAAAGGAGCATTG aaGACATCCCAGAAAAGACGTGCCTGGAGAGAGGATATATAAATAACAAGAATTCAACATCATTTAGGGTGTGGCAGTATTTCACATTCATCGGGTTTTTTGTTCTTCCAGCATTGATTGTAATGTTCTGTTACTTTAAAATCTGGCGTGCAACCACAATACGTAACATCAGGTCACAAAACCAACGATTAGAAG CAGGAGGCCATGAGCAACAGTCATTACATCCGAAACCACAATCACCAAAACAAGACTGGAAGA AAATTCAATCTAAAGTTACGATCATGGTGGCGTGCCTTGTATCTGCTTTTATTCTCTGTTGGTTTCCGTTTCAATTGTGGATTATAATTACACTTCCACCAGGAGTGAAG gtaTCATCATCTTATCATTGTGACATCATTATTGTCGTTGTTACTATTCTTGCTTGGGCAAACAGTTTACTGAATCCGATATTATACTCAATAACGAGCGAAAACTTTCGGAAAAGGGCAATGACAACGCTGCTGTTTATCAGATATGGCTCCCGGAGGTAA